From a single Sparus aurata chromosome 13, fSpaAur1.1, whole genome shotgun sequence genomic region:
- the nlgn3b gene encoding neuroligin-3b isoform X3, protein MVYIHGGSYMEGTGNMMDGSVLASYGNVVVVTLNYRIGILGFLSTGDQAAKGNYGLLDQIQALRWISKNIGYFGGDPGRITVFGSGIGASCVSLLTLSHHSEGLFHRAIIQSGSALSSWAVNYQPVKYTRMLAERVGCNVLDTVDMVSCLQKKSAKELVEQDIQPARYRVAFGPVIDGDVIPDDPEILMEQGEFLNYDIMLGVNQGEGLRFVENVMDLEDGVSGSDFDFAVSDFVDSLYGYPEGKDTLRETIKFMYTDWADKDNPETRRKTLVALFTDHQWVEPSVVTADLHARYGSPTYFYAFYHHCQSLMKPVWSDSAHGDEVPYVFGIPMVGPTDLFPCNFSRNDIMLSAVVMTYWTNFAKSGDPNKPVPQDTKFIHTKANRFEEVAWSKYDPYDQLYLHIGLKPRIRDHYRATKVAFWKHLVPHLYNLHDMFHYSSTTTKVTPLDPTQANGKRAGSTGRPPVSTAHNDGEGGREMGPLIMPNPRDYSTELSVTIAVGASLLFLNVLAFAALYYRKDKRSRQDTSQQPSPQCDSKGNNVSHTNTIDETLSTQRNQCEALHNPLHVSPSLDFSLSQRRSPDDIPLMTPNNITMIPNSLMGLSNMSPYSTFPAGYSSAGLPSTHSTTRV, encoded by the exons ATGGTCTACATCCACGGAGGCTCCTACATGGAGGGCACTGGGAACATGATGGACGGCAGCGTGCTCGCCAGTTATGGGAACGTTGTCGTCGTCACGCTCAACTACAGAATTGGGATATTAG GCTTCCTCAGTACCGGTGATCAGGCAGCTAAAGGAAATTATGGGCTCCTGGATCAGATTCAAGCTCTCCGTTGGATCAGTAAGAACATCGGTTACTTTGGAGGGGACCCGGGTCGCATCACGGTCTTCGGATCCGGAATCGGTGCTTCCTGCGTCAGCCTGCTCACTCTGTCCCACCACTCAGAGG GTTTGTTCCACAGAGCCATCATTCAGAGCGGTTCAGCACTATCCAGCTGGGCTGTTAACTACCAACCTGTCAAGTACACCCGCATGCTGGCTGAGAGGGTGGGCTGCAACGTGCTCGACACCGTGGACATGGTCTCCTGCCTGCAAAAGAAGAGTGCAAAGGAGCTGGTGGAGCAAGACATCCAGCCTGCCCGATACCGCGTGGCTTTCGGTCCCGTCATTGACGGAGATGTCATCCCGGACGACCCAGAGATCTTGATGGAGCAGGGCGAGTTCCTTAATTATGATATAATGCTGGGTGTCAACCAGGGAGAGGGACTGCGCTTCGTGGAGAACGTGATGGACCTGGAGGACGGCGTGTCTGGCAGCGACTTTGACTTTGCTGTGTCAGACTTTGTGGACAGTTTGTATGGCTACCCAGAAGGGAAGGACACGCTGAGGGAGACAATTAAATTCATGTACACAGACTGGGCTGACAAGGACAACCCGGAGACCAGGAGGAAGACCCTGGTGGCTCTCTTCACCGACCACCAGTGGGTGGAGCCCTCAGTGGTGACGGCTGACCTGCACGCTCGCTACGGCTCGCCTACATACTTCTACGCCTTCTACCATCACTGCCAGAGCCTGATGAAGCCAGTGTGGTCAGACTCGGCACATGGAGACGAGGTGCCGTATGTGTTTGGCATCCCGATGGTGGGCCCGACCGACCTGTTCCCCTGCAACTTCTCCAGGAACGACATCATGCTCAGCGCCGTGGTTATGACTTACTGGACCAACTTCGCCAAGAGCGG GGATCCCAACAAGCCAGTGCCACAGGACaccaagttcatccacaccaaggCCAACCGCTTCGAGGAGGTGGCCTGGTCCAAGTACGACCCCTACGACCAGCTGTACTTGCACATTGGCCTGAAGCCTCGTATACGTGATCACTACCGCGCCACCAAGGTGGCCTTCTGGAAACACCTGGTGCCTCATCTCTACAACCTCCATGACATGTTCCATtactcctccaccaccaccaagGTCACTCCTCTGGATCCCACCCAGGCCAACGGTAAGCGAGCCGGCAGCACTGGCCGGCCTCCTGTATCCACTGCCCACAATGATGGCgagggtgggagggagatgGGTCCTCTGATCATGCCGAACCCGAGAGATTACTCCACAGAGCTCAGTGTCACCATCGCTGTAGGGGCCTCATTGCTCTTTCTCAATGTCCTGGCCTTCGCTGCTCTGTACTACCGCAAGGACAAGCGCAGTCGGCAGGACACATCCCAGCAGCCCAGTCCCCAGTGTGATAGCAAGGGGAACAACGTGAGCCACACCAACACTATAGACGAGACCCTGTCGACCCAGAGGAACCAGTGCGAGGCCCTTCACAATCCCCTTCACGTATCGCCAAGCTTGGACTTCTCACTCAGCCAGCGCCGCTCCCCTGACGACATCCCCCTGATGACACCCAACAACATCACTATGATTCCCAACTCCCTGATGGGCCTCTCCAACATGAGTCCGTACAGCACCTTCCCCGCCGGTTACAGCTCTGCAGGCCTGCCCAGCACCCACTCCACCACACGGGTATAG
- the nlgn3b gene encoding neuroligin-3b isoform X2: MWLATFRDHLLPAHLLHQQGTVTITHCALLWWILCSCWSFTKATSQKFYPTVTTQFGKLRGLRVPVPSEVLRPVDQYLGVPYAAPPVGEKRFMPPEQPSSWSGIKNATHFMPVCPQNIHNTVPEIMMPIWFTYNLDTVATYIQDQSEDCLYLNIYAPTEDDIRDSEARPVMVYIHGGSYMEGTGNMMDGSVLASYGNVVVVTLNYRIGILGFLSTGDQAAKGNYGLLDQIQALRWISKNIGYFGGDPGRITVFGSGIGASCVSLLTLSHHSEGLFHRAIIQSGSALSSWAVNYQPVKYTRMLAERVGCNVLDTVDMVSCLQKKSAKELVEQDIQPARYRVAFGPVIDGDVIPDDPEILMEQGEFLNYDIMLGVNQGEGLRFVENVMDLEDGVSGSDFDFAVSDFVDSLYGYPEGKDTLRETIKFMYTDWADKDNPETRRKTLVALFTDHQWVEPSVVTADLHARYGSPTYFYAFYHHCQSLMKPVWSDSAHGDEVPYVFGIPMVGPTDLFPCNFSRNDIMLSAVVMTYWTNFAKSGDPNKPVPQDTKFIHTKANRFEEVAWSKYDPYDQLYLHIGLKPRIRDHYRATKVAFWKHLVPHLYNLHDMFHYSSTTTKVTPLDPTQANGKRAGSTGRPPVSTAHNDGEGGREMGPLIMPNPRDYSTELSVTIAVGASLLFLNVLAFAALYYRKDKRSRQDTSQQPSPQCDSKGNNVSHTNTIDETLSTQRNQCEALHNPLHVSPSLDFSLSQRRSPDDIPLMTPNNITMIPNSLMGLSNMSPYSTFPAGYSSAGLPSTHSTTRV, from the exons ATGTGGCTGGCTACATTTAGAGACCATCTGTTGCCTGCACACCTGCTACATCAGCAAGGGACTGTAACCATCACCCACTGTGCTCTTCTCTGGTGGATACTATGTTCCTGCTGGTCATTCACGAAGGCAACAAGCCAGAAATTCTACCCGACGGTGACCACCCAGTTCGGGAAACTGCGAGGCCTCAGGGTTCCTGTGCCCAGCGAGGTGCTCCGGCCCGTTGATCAGTATTTGGGGGTCCCCTATGCCGCTCCGCCTGTGGGCGAGAAGCGCTTCATGCCCCCCGAGCAGCCTTCCTCTTGGTCAGGTATCAAGAATGCTACCCACTTCATGCCTGTGTGCCCTCAGAACATCCACAACACCGTGCCAGAGATCATGATGCCCATATGGTTCACCTATAACCTGGACACAGTAGCCACATACATTCAGGATCAGAGCGAGGACTGTTTATATCTAAACATCTACGCTCCGACAGAGGATG ATATAAGGGACTCTGAAGCTCGACCCGTGATGGTCTACATCCACGGAGGCTCCTACATGGAGGGCACTGGGAACATGATGGACGGCAGCGTGCTCGCCAGTTATGGGAACGTTGTCGTCGTCACGCTCAACTACAGAATTGGGATATTAG GCTTCCTCAGTACCGGTGATCAGGCAGCTAAAGGAAATTATGGGCTCCTGGATCAGATTCAAGCTCTCCGTTGGATCAGTAAGAACATCGGTTACTTTGGAGGGGACCCGGGTCGCATCACGGTCTTCGGATCCGGAATCGGTGCTTCCTGCGTCAGCCTGCTCACTCTGTCCCACCACTCAGAGG GTTTGTTCCACAGAGCCATCATTCAGAGCGGTTCAGCACTATCCAGCTGGGCTGTTAACTACCAACCTGTCAAGTACACCCGCATGCTGGCTGAGAGGGTGGGCTGCAACGTGCTCGACACCGTGGACATGGTCTCCTGCCTGCAAAAGAAGAGTGCAAAGGAGCTGGTGGAGCAAGACATCCAGCCTGCCCGATACCGCGTGGCTTTCGGTCCCGTCATTGACGGAGATGTCATCCCGGACGACCCAGAGATCTTGATGGAGCAGGGCGAGTTCCTTAATTATGATATAATGCTGGGTGTCAACCAGGGAGAGGGACTGCGCTTCGTGGAGAACGTGATGGACCTGGAGGACGGCGTGTCTGGCAGCGACTTTGACTTTGCTGTGTCAGACTTTGTGGACAGTTTGTATGGCTACCCAGAAGGGAAGGACACGCTGAGGGAGACAATTAAATTCATGTACACAGACTGGGCTGACAAGGACAACCCGGAGACCAGGAGGAAGACCCTGGTGGCTCTCTTCACCGACCACCAGTGGGTGGAGCCCTCAGTGGTGACGGCTGACCTGCACGCTCGCTACGGCTCGCCTACATACTTCTACGCCTTCTACCATCACTGCCAGAGCCTGATGAAGCCAGTGTGGTCAGACTCGGCACATGGAGACGAGGTGCCGTATGTGTTTGGCATCCCGATGGTGGGCCCGACCGACCTGTTCCCCTGCAACTTCTCCAGGAACGACATCATGCTCAGCGCCGTGGTTATGACTTACTGGACCAACTTCGCCAAGAGCGG GGATCCCAACAAGCCAGTGCCACAGGACaccaagttcatccacaccaaggCCAACCGCTTCGAGGAGGTGGCCTGGTCCAAGTACGACCCCTACGACCAGCTGTACTTGCACATTGGCCTGAAGCCTCGTATACGTGATCACTACCGCGCCACCAAGGTGGCCTTCTGGAAACACCTGGTGCCTCATCTCTACAACCTCCATGACATGTTCCATtactcctccaccaccaccaagGTCACTCCTCTGGATCCCACCCAGGCCAACGGTAAGCGAGCCGGCAGCACTGGCCGGCCTCCTGTATCCACTGCCCACAATGATGGCgagggtgggagggagatgGGTCCTCTGATCATGCCGAACCCGAGAGATTACTCCACAGAGCTCAGTGTCACCATCGCTGTAGGGGCCTCATTGCTCTTTCTCAATGTCCTGGCCTTCGCTGCTCTGTACTACCGCAAGGACAAGCGCAGTCGGCAGGACACATCCCAGCAGCCCAGTCCCCAGTGTGATAGCAAGGGGAACAACGTGAGCCACACCAACACTATAGACGAGACCCTGTCGACCCAGAGGAACCAGTGCGAGGCCCTTCACAATCCCCTTCACGTATCGCCAAGCTTGGACTTCTCACTCAGCCAGCGCCGCTCCCCTGACGACATCCCCCTGATGACACCCAACAACATCACTATGATTCCCAACTCCCTGATGGGCCTCTCCAACATGAGTCCGTACAGCACCTTCCCCGCCGGTTACAGCTCTGCAGGCCTGCCCAGCACCCACTCCACCACACGGGTATAG
- the nlgn3b gene encoding neuroligin-3b isoform X1: MWLATFRDHLLPAHLLHQQGTVTITHCALLWWILCSCWSFTKATSQKFYPTVTTQFGKLRGLRVPVPSEVLRPVDQYLGVPYAAPPVGEKRFMPPEQPSSWSGIKNATHFMPVCPQNIHNTVPEIMMPIWFTYNLDTVATYIQDQSEDCLYLNIYAPTEDGSQHRKKGAAFSHAETHISEDIRDSEARPVMVYIHGGSYMEGTGNMMDGSVLASYGNVVVVTLNYRIGILGFLSTGDQAAKGNYGLLDQIQALRWISKNIGYFGGDPGRITVFGSGIGASCVSLLTLSHHSEGLFHRAIIQSGSALSSWAVNYQPVKYTRMLAERVGCNVLDTVDMVSCLQKKSAKELVEQDIQPARYRVAFGPVIDGDVIPDDPEILMEQGEFLNYDIMLGVNQGEGLRFVENVMDLEDGVSGSDFDFAVSDFVDSLYGYPEGKDTLRETIKFMYTDWADKDNPETRRKTLVALFTDHQWVEPSVVTADLHARYGSPTYFYAFYHHCQSLMKPVWSDSAHGDEVPYVFGIPMVGPTDLFPCNFSRNDIMLSAVVMTYWTNFAKSGDPNKPVPQDTKFIHTKANRFEEVAWSKYDPYDQLYLHIGLKPRIRDHYRATKVAFWKHLVPHLYNLHDMFHYSSTTTKVTPLDPTQANGKRAGSTGRPPVSTAHNDGEGGREMGPLIMPNPRDYSTELSVTIAVGASLLFLNVLAFAALYYRKDKRSRQDTSQQPSPQCDSKGNNVSHTNTIDETLSTQRNQCEALHNPLHVSPSLDFSLSQRRSPDDIPLMTPNNITMIPNSLMGLSNMSPYSTFPAGYSSAGLPSTHSTTRV; the protein is encoded by the exons ATGTGGCTGGCTACATTTAGAGACCATCTGTTGCCTGCACACCTGCTACATCAGCAAGGGACTGTAACCATCACCCACTGTGCTCTTCTCTGGTGGATACTATGTTCCTGCTGGTCATTCACGAAGGCAACAAGCCAGAAATTCTACCCGACGGTGACCACCCAGTTCGGGAAACTGCGAGGCCTCAGGGTTCCTGTGCCCAGCGAGGTGCTCCGGCCCGTTGATCAGTATTTGGGGGTCCCCTATGCCGCTCCGCCTGTGGGCGAGAAGCGCTTCATGCCCCCCGAGCAGCCTTCCTCTTGGTCAGGTATCAAGAATGCTACCCACTTCATGCCTGTGTGCCCTCAGAACATCCACAACACCGTGCCAGAGATCATGATGCCCATATGGTTCACCTATAACCTGGACACAGTAGCCACATACATTCAGGATCAGAGCGAGGACTGTTTATATCTAAACATCTACGCTCCGACAGAGGATG GGAGCCAACACAGGAAAAAGGGGGCGGCTTTCTCACATGCTGAGACTCATATATCtgaag ATATAAGGGACTCTGAAGCTCGACCCGTGATGGTCTACATCCACGGAGGCTCCTACATGGAGGGCACTGGGAACATGATGGACGGCAGCGTGCTCGCCAGTTATGGGAACGTTGTCGTCGTCACGCTCAACTACAGAATTGGGATATTAG GCTTCCTCAGTACCGGTGATCAGGCAGCTAAAGGAAATTATGGGCTCCTGGATCAGATTCAAGCTCTCCGTTGGATCAGTAAGAACATCGGTTACTTTGGAGGGGACCCGGGTCGCATCACGGTCTTCGGATCCGGAATCGGTGCTTCCTGCGTCAGCCTGCTCACTCTGTCCCACCACTCAGAGG GTTTGTTCCACAGAGCCATCATTCAGAGCGGTTCAGCACTATCCAGCTGGGCTGTTAACTACCAACCTGTCAAGTACACCCGCATGCTGGCTGAGAGGGTGGGCTGCAACGTGCTCGACACCGTGGACATGGTCTCCTGCCTGCAAAAGAAGAGTGCAAAGGAGCTGGTGGAGCAAGACATCCAGCCTGCCCGATACCGCGTGGCTTTCGGTCCCGTCATTGACGGAGATGTCATCCCGGACGACCCAGAGATCTTGATGGAGCAGGGCGAGTTCCTTAATTATGATATAATGCTGGGTGTCAACCAGGGAGAGGGACTGCGCTTCGTGGAGAACGTGATGGACCTGGAGGACGGCGTGTCTGGCAGCGACTTTGACTTTGCTGTGTCAGACTTTGTGGACAGTTTGTATGGCTACCCAGAAGGGAAGGACACGCTGAGGGAGACAATTAAATTCATGTACACAGACTGGGCTGACAAGGACAACCCGGAGACCAGGAGGAAGACCCTGGTGGCTCTCTTCACCGACCACCAGTGGGTGGAGCCCTCAGTGGTGACGGCTGACCTGCACGCTCGCTACGGCTCGCCTACATACTTCTACGCCTTCTACCATCACTGCCAGAGCCTGATGAAGCCAGTGTGGTCAGACTCGGCACATGGAGACGAGGTGCCGTATGTGTTTGGCATCCCGATGGTGGGCCCGACCGACCTGTTCCCCTGCAACTTCTCCAGGAACGACATCATGCTCAGCGCCGTGGTTATGACTTACTGGACCAACTTCGCCAAGAGCGG GGATCCCAACAAGCCAGTGCCACAGGACaccaagttcatccacaccaaggCCAACCGCTTCGAGGAGGTGGCCTGGTCCAAGTACGACCCCTACGACCAGCTGTACTTGCACATTGGCCTGAAGCCTCGTATACGTGATCACTACCGCGCCACCAAGGTGGCCTTCTGGAAACACCTGGTGCCTCATCTCTACAACCTCCATGACATGTTCCATtactcctccaccaccaccaagGTCACTCCTCTGGATCCCACCCAGGCCAACGGTAAGCGAGCCGGCAGCACTGGCCGGCCTCCTGTATCCACTGCCCACAATGATGGCgagggtgggagggagatgGGTCCTCTGATCATGCCGAACCCGAGAGATTACTCCACAGAGCTCAGTGTCACCATCGCTGTAGGGGCCTCATTGCTCTTTCTCAATGTCCTGGCCTTCGCTGCTCTGTACTACCGCAAGGACAAGCGCAGTCGGCAGGACACATCCCAGCAGCCCAGTCCCCAGTGTGATAGCAAGGGGAACAACGTGAGCCACACCAACACTATAGACGAGACCCTGTCGACCCAGAGGAACCAGTGCGAGGCCCTTCACAATCCCCTTCACGTATCGCCAAGCTTGGACTTCTCACTCAGCCAGCGCCGCTCCCCTGACGACATCCCCCTGATGACACCCAACAACATCACTATGATTCCCAACTCCCTGATGGGCCTCTCCAACATGAGTCCGTACAGCACCTTCCCCGCCGGTTACAGCTCTGCAGGCCTGCCCAGCACCCACTCCACCACACGGGTATAG